ttcgataAGCGCCTTCATAAAATTGATATCTGAAGGCAAGTAGGTGGAAACACCTGAATATGGCTTGGGTCTTTTACCCGTCACTAATGCAGTACTACGGAAGCCTGTACGCCGCTGGCTTTCCTCTGGGTAACTGACCTTGAGTAGCCATTCATAATATTGTGAAATTTGCTGTATTCTACCAAGAAATATTAATACCAATGAATGACTGCATTATTGGGATGGAATAAGGTCATAAAGTTATTTGTTTAATCACGATGTTTCATGCTTCGGGCAGATTAAAGACGAATTATTTTGATCTACagttgagggagaagaagggtgcGAGGTGTCTTGCAAACTAACTGGCTAACGAAGGACAGCTATATAGGCAATCTATAACTGATTCACTTATGTGCGGTTGGCTGCATACTTCACCGCCACTGTATGTTACCGCTCAAGTGAATAGAGGTTGAAGGCAACTGTAAGTTGCCGCACAAGTGAATGAAGGTCGAAGGTTCCAgagtccatctccaacttctaCCAAACACTATGCACAAACTCGAGAATGAAATTTACCCTCAACATATATCGATCCTGAATCTCTCTCATAAAAACCGCGGATACTTTTTTGCCAACAATCGTCGACTTTCCTGTCCTACTCTGTCGTCAGCAAGTAACACGGAAACAACTTTCTCATGGCCCCCCTCTGCCGCGCGAAGGATGGGCGCTTCTGGAGGGTATTCTGATCCGTCGGGGTCAATATCTGGGTGTGTAAGCAGGATCTTTACTATCTCCAAACGAccctcctccgccgcaaTGGTGATAGGCGCGGCACTACCTGCTGGTGTAAAATTGACATCGATATCAGGATGCTCAACAAGAAGCTTCACGACGTCTGGTCGCTTGGCAGCGGTTAGCGGCGTGTCGAGAGTTTCTAGACTAACAAAATTAACATCAACTCTTCCGGTATCGAGCAGGAGCTTGACGATGTCTGTGCTTCGACCCCAATCCGCCGCAATGAAGAGCGCCGACTTGCCAGTACGTGTTCGGTGGTCTGGGTCGACTGAGTTAATGGAGAGCAGATGTTTAACCAATGCGTCATCTCCCTCCGAAACAGCGTAAATAAATGGCGTCCATCctgctccatcttcagcatTTACCAGAACTTcttgatgagaaagaagcagTAAAGCTAAGTCGGTATGTCCCGATTCTATCGCAACGTGTAGTGGCGTATCGTGAAAGTCTTCACTCGCCCAATTCCAGTCAACGTCTGGGAGAGTAAAGAAGTGACGCACAACCTCGATAGATCCGTGCCTTGCCGCTAGCCATAGAGGAGCCACAAGCTCGTCACGTTGGTCCTCGCGGTAACGAAGTGAATAATTGACTGCTACTCCGTATTGCAGAAACTTCTTCAGTGTATTAACTTGATCGTTGGAGACAGCCCATTTGAATCCAGAACATTCTTGATGCTCAATATTCCACTCATAGAGAATGGGATTTCCTGCGTGATACAATGACCAGCATGTTTCAGAAAGTGATGATAGGGATTTGAGATTACCTTGGGAAGCCAAGTCCCGCATAATTTTGGTGCAGAGTTCGATGGGTAGATCGTGGAATGACATTTTGAGAGACTGTGGTCGGAAGAATgagcgaagacgaagaaatgTGATTGATCTGCATCATTTTCCTTCTGTTTCACACACTGGACTTAGTCTCATAATTTATACAAGTGCAATTATCAGTCATTCTCGTTTTTTCCCTTGCTGGCTGTCTTGACAAAGGCCATATGAAACGAGACTACGTAGGAACATACGAACAGCATCTGAGAACACAGACACGAGGGTTCAATAAACCATTGAAGGAATACGGACAGTGTCAACAAAAGATTGAACCATTCGTGGAGGGCAGATATTTGGTAAATGTTTATACCAAAGTATGAAGGCTTTTGGAGACATCCTATTAATACTTTGGACAGCTGCTGCTAGGTGAAACGATCACGACAGTGgatcaaagaaaaaaaaaagaataatgGCTATTTGGTCAACAAAGATACATGGAACCTACAGCAAAAAGTCTCTGCAAAATGGGATATTTGGGAAACAAAAAGCGATCGTCTATACGAGTAGTAATTGCAGTATAGACATTTCGCGGCATTGAGATCATCTTTTGAAGCAGCGAGTTTGCGCAGGGCCGGAATCTTGTCCCGAGCACCAATACGTCCCTTCAAACTGGGATTTGCCTGCCCCGATGCAAAATCCACGGCAACGGGAAACAAAATACTCGCAATTGAATAATCTATTTTAGACAATTGAATTCTTGAAATGTTCATCAATCTAGTCGAAAAAGTTTTTAGATGGATTGAACACGGCAGGGGCCATGCCATGGGAAGTGGATCACCACTTCAACAAGCGGTTCCATGGTCTAACGGTTATGACTGCGGATTCTGATTCCGCCAGCGAGGGTTCGACTCCCTCTGGAACCTTTTTTTGTCTACATCTACTGCGCTTTCTTTGTATCTCTTTCAGAGAAAATGATATTTAAGGAACACAATGCGTTCAAAAAttattcctctttttttttttccttttcttgttcatggAAGCACGTGCGTGCGTGGTGTTGGTGTCAAAGCGAATTCATCAGAATCCTTGCACTTCAAAGAAACACCCGCGAAGCCCTCGAAAAATCCAACCTAAAAATATCTAATTTTGAACATAAAGAAAATACAAGATTTGTGACAAAGGAACAAGTAAACTCGGTCTGTATAACCACAGCTTGTTCGTTTCCGCCGTAGAAAACCCGAAATTTGGATGGAATTGATACCAAGCATTCTCTCTTGACCTGAGCCTACGGACGAGAAGATTCAGATCATTGAACAGAATTGCCGACGCTTTTGACATCTTCACAATTGTCCTTTAATTGGACTGCTTCAGAAGTAAAAGCTTCGTTTTTGCGCAAAACATGGGCAATCTTCATTGTCTGTTACTTCTATACCATGTATGGCATGTCTAAGAGACCCCCATCGCTGCCGTCGAACGTTGCTAATCAAGTCTGAGCAGACAATTGCAAATGACACTTCTGGCTTCTCTATATCATGCCGGTAGTCAAATTTGAAAACAGCAAGTATATAAGGCATGGAAGGAGATCAAGAGCTCGTCATTCAAGACAGGTTGGACAGCAAATCGTGCAGCCATAAGCTGGTGCGAGATGCCGTGTGATAATCTGTCGTGTTGCACAGCTGTGCGCGTACAGAATATCTCCAGATTTTTGCACATGTTCGAACACGCGTTTGATCTGCCGACTGCACGTATGCTCCGGCTACCCATTGATGTCTATGATTCTAGCACGGAAGTGTTCTGACACTCTGTCTCACAGAAGTCGACAGCCCGCCGTCCCCATTTCCGGGAACTCTGAGAGGTATCTGCCGGATCTCGATCGCGTTCATATGTGCATGGCTAGAGCCGCAGGTCTTGGTGTGCCGCAAGATCCACAAGATCTGATCGAAAGGGGCGTTTCCTGTTGGCATTCACTGTAGATGACTCACATCCGTTGATTATGCAAGCTCCCGCCTTGGCATCAGTGACTTATACTGACTGCCATATTCACTTGAGATGCATTCACTGACAGTTACGTCACTGATGGCTCCGTTTGAGGATAAGAGGCCGACTCTTTCCTCACTAGCTAGTTTAGTTGTTCTCTAGGTCTTTAGTCGTTAGCAATACACACAACTAAACAACTTTTCCCCGAGTCTTGGTGCAGGAGCCATGGCGGCCCTCTTTCGGCGGCGTTTCGttgctgatggagatgaccCTGCTTACGAGTCAGCCCGTTAGTCGTGCATTCTGTTTCGAGAATACCGTCTCCACTAACCTTGTATAGTTGGATCTGGGGCCATTACGGGCCGGATCGAAGATCGTAgatggcttggcttgggGCCGGCAGATGCGACGCGTTTGCCGGGGAGGGTGTCGCTGCTTGACGCGGTGCATCCTCATCTGTCCAAGCCAGAGACACGACGCCTCTTGAAAGGCTCGTTTGGATGGCGTTCTTGGGAGATTTGTGCATGCTGAGCATAAATATTACTGGGCGGTTGTGCAAGATATTACTAAGACCGAAGGGCTGGGCATGTTTGCTTTTGATGGATTACGTCTCAGGTTTGCGCCATCTTAACCCAACAATGCAAAGGGCGGTCCAAACAAGCTGAATGATTGGCTTTATGGCTTGAAATTATCGCAATACTACTGCAAAGCAAGTATCAAGCGAAATTTCACATAGTAATACAAGACGATGGGGCGTAATATTCAACTCTGGATGGTCAGCCTCATGGCAAATACTACGCCTGCATATTGAGCACTGCCATTTAATATTACCTTACCGAGCTAGTGTCAGCCACTTGACTCTCTTCAGCTCTTAATATTTAATGGTTCCTCCAGCATCGCCCTGCCAAAGACacactctctttcttctagctcctcttctgctccgCCGGCATCAAGTTTCGCACCTAcctctcttcttgatcaacCTCTGAGGGGGGGATACGCGTTCAAGAGAGGTTTAGAATTACCATAGCAACGGAATCTAGCCTATTATTTGatgatcatcatcaaccgGAGCCATCTTAGGTTCCTGTAAAGGCATCATTGCCTAGTACTGGGTACTAGGTCTTTGCTCAAGCAACGTTGTCTCCTGCTAATAGTTTCAAGTTGTTTGACTCCTAGAGCTCCTCAGATTTTAGTTGATTTTGTTCACTTTTCGTTCACCTTGTACGCGGCACTACATTTTCCCCGACCACAAACGCCCGCTGAGCCTCAATAATCGGAAATCGTCCACCCACCGCCTGGTAAGCCCACGATTTCAAAGCCTTTGTTCTCGGGAactcatttcatttcatcaccAAATTATGTACTGCTGCTAAACTGCATTTTGTTTGACACACCTAGCCACTAATTCAACCTGTCGCCCGATCAAGCCATGCCTCGAAAGGCACCAACagaaagaagatcaagcaaggcaagggtgAGGTCCAGACGCATACCATCACGCACACATCCCATGCACGGCTCATCGCATGAAGACCAAGTAGGCCGTCCGATGGTCCGGTTTCTCTTGAATACATACTCTGCAGAACAGATCAACAGGATGCTTGACGAAGAATCTCGCTCTTTATCGCAGTTATCCTCGACTCCATCAGGTAAGTACGATTTCTAGGCCTTAGAAagccttctcttctcctatACAGCCTTAGTAATTCATCTCATGAGATAAAGTGGCTAATCATTCTTACTagaagaggatgacgaagaagatggcgaagaatcGACATTACTCGAACTCGAACCACAGGGTGTGACCTCTAATCCACCTCTGGACAGTAAGGcttcgccttcatctgcAGGCACTTCCGCCAATGAAGCTTCCAAAACGAGCATAGCTACGGCCTCAGACACCCCTGTTCCTCAGAAAACAGAGAAGCAAGTAGTCCTGCCAACGCAGCCGGCCTCGACACCCACGAGCCAGCCAGTCCAAGCTGTTGAGAATCGAAAAGTATCAGAGAGAATATTCGCCTGCGGCTGCTGTGGCACAGAAGATGTTTCCCTAAAGTTCACACGAGCAGACGAATTGAGGCGTAATATGGATGAAACGCACCACACATTGGCTGGTCCTGACTATATAAATCTGTCCACCAGCGCctatcagcagcag
This genomic stretch from Trichoderma breve strain T069 chromosome 1, whole genome shotgun sequence harbors:
- a CDS encoding ankyrin repeats (3 copies) domain-containing protein yields the protein MSFHDLPIELCTKIMRDLASQGNLKSLSSLSETCWSLYHAGNPILYEWNIEHQECSGFKWAVSNDQVNTLKKFLQYGVAVNYSLRYREDQRDELVAPLWLAARHGSIEVVRHFFTLPDVDWNWASEDFHDTPLHVAIESGHTDLALLLLSHQEVLVNAEDGAGWTPFIYAVSEGDDALVKHLLSINSVDPDHRTRTGKSALFIAADWGRSTDIVKLLLDTGRVDVNFVSLETLDTPLTAAKRPDVVKLLVEHPDIDVNFTPAGSAAPITIAAEEGRLEIVKILLTHPDIDPDGSEYPPEAPILRAAEGGHEKVVSVLLADDRVGQESRRLLAKKYPRFL